The window CATCCCGCCGCTGATCCCGCTACTGTCCTACTGGCTCTTCCTGCGGACGCACAATCCGCTGGTGACGCTGATTCCCTTCGTCTTCATCTTCATCCTGATCCCGCTGCTCGATGTCCTGTTCGGTGAGGACACCCACAATCCGCCGGCGGAAGTGGTCGCCGCGATGGAGGCCGATCCGTATTATCTGCGGCTGGCGCGTATCACCGTGGTGTTTCCATGGATCAACTACGTCGCCCTGATCGCCTTCTTCGGCACGCAGGAGCTGCCGTGGTGGTCCTACGTCGCTTTGCTGCTCGGCGTCGGCACCATCAATGGCGGCGCGCTGTTGATCGGGCACGAGCTCGGCCACAAGGCTGACCGGCTCAACATCCTCTTCGGCATGCTCGCCAACTGCGCGGTGGGTTACGCCCATTTCCGCGTCGAGCACAATCGCGGCCATCACACCTGGGTCGCAACGCCGGAAGATCCCGCCAGCGCGCGATTCGGTGAATCGATCTATGCCTTCGCGACACGCGAGCTGCCGGGCGCCTTCAGGCGCGGCTGGCGCAATGAGGCCGAGCGGCTGACCCGGCGCGGCGAGCCGGTCTGGTCGGTCAACAACGAGATCCTGCAGGGCTTTGCGCTGACGCTCGTCGTCGCGGCCATCCTGATTGCGCTGTTCGGCTGGAAGGTCGCGCCGTTCATCGTCGCGCATCATTTCCTCGGCTGGTATGCGCTGACCCAGGCCAATTATGTCGAGCATTACGGATTGCTGCGCGAGAAGCTGCCGAACGGCCGCTACCAGGCGGTCGAGCCGCGCCACTCCTGGAACACCAACCACATCGTCTCGAACCTGATGACGTTCCATCTGCAACGTCATTCCGATCACCACGCCAACCCGATGCGCCCTTACCAGTCGCTGCGCGATTTCGACGACATCCCGCGGCTGCCGAACGGCTACACCGGCATGTTCGGTCTTGCCGCGATCCCGCCGCTCTGGTTCCGCGTGATGGACCCGAAGACACTGGCGTGGGCCGGCGGCGACAAGAGCAAGCTCAATCTCGGCGACCGGCCGGTGAATGCATGATCGCGACGGGCGCCGCTTCTAGGTCTGCCCGGACCGCCGCTTCATCGCGCCGATGCCGAGGAACGAGCCGTTCACGGACGGATACTGGCTGGTGAATTCGAACGCATCGAAGCCAGGTGCTTCGAATTCCTTCAGCGCTTTCCAGAGCAGCGTCGTATCCGGACAGGCCTGGGAGTGGATGTCGTGATGTACGATGATGCTGGCGTGGGAGCGCACCAGCAGGTGATCCTGCATCGCACCGCGCAGGCTGTGATCGCCGTCGATGAAGACGAAGTCGGGCTTCAGCCGATCGACATGCGCACCGACCAGCGGTGACGTTGAATAGGCCTGGAGATAGACCGGCTCGATGTCAGTCTCCTCCTCCTTCAACGGCGCAAGCGCGCATCCCGGGCGGAGAATCTTGCCGCCGCCGGTTTTCACCCGCTCGGGATCTTCCGGCGGACAGCCTCCACGCCGGCGTCGGTCACGCGATATTTCCGTCCCATCTCCGGGAGGATCCAGCCCTTCTCGATCATTCCGGCAATGGTGCTCGGGCCGACACCCGCAGGAAACGGCCGGCGATTTCGGATCGCGTCAATTGCGACCCGCTCGAGATGGGTGGCGACATGCGAGGGGCGCGCGCGAAACGCCTTTGCCATGATGAGGACCGACAGCACTTCGGCGCGACGGCGCACGGCCGAAGCGCTGCGGGTCAGTTCGTTGCTGATCGAGAGCGTTCTTGCCGGCCCTGGCGAGTTCTCTGAGCTTCTCGTCCTCGTCAGAGCTCCAGCGCCGCACGATTCCCATCTGGCCCTCACCGCCTGGATACCCATCTCGAACCGATGCATACGCAGGCGGCGCTGATTTGCCATGTGACTTTCGGCACCTCTTGATGTGACGTTGGAGACTGTCGCCATCAGGAAGGCCGATTTCGAAAACGCTCCTAGTGCTTGCTGGGTTCAAGCGTGATGAGCACGCCGGTCGGTTCGGGCTCGTGCGGCCGCAGCGACGTCAGCTCCGGATCGCTCCACTCGGCAAGGCTCACCACCTCACCGGTCTGCCCCGGCATGTCGGAACTCTGGGCGGGTTCGAGCACCTTGAGCCCGGTGGTGTCGACGAAGAATGTGTGCTCGCCGAACACGCTGTTCAGCTGCGCCACCGCCGGATGATCATCCGGAAGCACCTGCGCGTTGAGTTGCGTCATGGTCTGCTTGACTTGCGTGGAATTAAGCTTCATCCGCTGCTCCTGCTTGTTGGTTCCGGCCTTTGGATGTTTCCCTGGCTGGTTCCTCCCTGCCCGCACCCCTCGCCGGGGGCTTCGAAGTCTCGAACCGATCTGGCAACGAAACGTTCCGCACGCGCGACGCATTGACCGCGTACGCGCAGGTTCCAGATCCATCGCTATGTGAAGTGTGGCGCGACGTCGGGTGCACCCGCTCGCTACGTGGCGGACGGCTTCTTCCTGGCGAGCCCTTCCAGATGCACGCGGCGCGCAGCGGATTTGCGTGCGCGCGCCCTGGTGCGGCAGGCCCGGCAGCGCACGGCCTTGGTGAACACGTCGCCCTTGGCGGTCTCGTACCACCATTTCTGCTGCAACGGCGTCCAGACCTCGGCAACGCCGCAATCCTTGCAGACAAAGGGCTCGGGCCGATAGGTTCCGCGTTCGACGAAATCCGGAATCGAATAGCTGTTCGAGGCGGCGAGCTGGCTCGTGACCACCGCAACCTCGTCGCGCGCCAGCGCGATCTTGTAGTCGCGCAGGCGCTGCCGTTCGGCGGCGCGTTGCGCCAGCGTGCGACGCCATTCCTCAGCCTTGCGCTGTTTGGCTTCGATCTCGCCGCGCGTCTGCTTGCTGCCCTTCACGCCCATACCATCCGTCTTGCACCGTATCGACGAACGTCCGGCAGCCCGGCCGTATCAAGACGACGTCATTGATCCGCTGCAGGTCGGCGCAGGCTTGCCATGGTAGCCGCAGCATCGCGGGGCGGCCAGATCGATCCGGGCGGAGGTTACGTCCGCCCCTGCTCCGCCGGCCGCATGTGGATCAGCGCATCGAGAACCAGGACAAGCACGGGACGCTGCTCGTCGTTGACGAGCTCGGTCTTGAAGATCACGACGGCGTCGCGACGCTCCGGCCTGATGGTGATTTTCTGGATCCGGGATTGGCCGGTGAGCGTGGCTCCCGGGCGAACCGGGCTCGGCAAGCGGATCTCGAAGCTCCGCCCGACGATGCCCGCCACCTTGGTCCAGATCGCCTCCACGACGAGCCGCTGATAGATCGCAATGGTGTTGAAGCCGCTTGCGATCAGGCCGCCGAACGGGCCCGCCGCAGCCGCGACGGGGTCGGTATGGATCGGCACCGGATCATATTTGCCGGCGAACTCCAGGATCTCGGCTTCGCCGATCGTGTAGGTGCCGAGCTGGAATGTCTGGCCCTCGGTGAGATCTTCCGCATACAGCATCGCGCGCCTCCGTCTGTCGCGCGACGATAGACCAATGCTGCGGGCTTTCCATGACCTCCGGGGCCATGAACTTCGCGCACCGGGCTCCGGGCGCGCGGAAACGACGCGCGCGGCACCCGCCGCCCGCGTCTCGCTACAAGCCCCCGCGGCTATTGCAGCCGCGCCGCCCTCGCCTTCGCGGCCTTCACCGTGTTCTCCATCAGGCAGGCGATCGTCATCGGGCCGACACCGCGCGGCACCGGCGTGATCGCGCCGGCGACCTGCACCGCTTCGTCGAAGAAGACGTCGCCGCACACCGCGTAGCCGCCGTCCGGCTTCTCGACGCGCGTGGTGCCGACGTCGATCACGATGGCCTGCGGCTTGATCCAGTCGCCGCGCACGAGCCCAGCCTTCCCCACCGCGCTGACCAGGATATCGGCCTGACGGCAGATCTTGCTGATGCCGCGGGTGTGGATGTGGGTTTGCGTCACGGTCGCCTGCTCCTGCAGCAACAGCGCGGCCATCGGCTTGCCCACGATGTTGGAGCTGCCGATCACCACGGCATGAGCGCCGGTGAGATCTCGCCGGATCGACTTGATCAGCCGGAGACAGCCGAGCGGCGTGCACGGCACCAAGGCATCGTCGCCGTGAAACAGCCGGCCTGCATTCAGCGCGTGCAGGCCGTCGACATCCTTAGCGGGATCGACCGCCGCCATCACGCGCAAGGCGTCGATATGCGCCGGCAGCGGCAGCTGGATCAGGATGCCGTCGACATCGTCGCGCGCATTGAGCGCGTCGATCCTGGCAAGCAGATCGGCCTCGTTGGCGTCATCCGGCAGGCGCTCGACCTCGCCGCGCAGGCCAATCCGCTCGGCCATCCTGACCTTGCTCTGTACGTAAATCTGGCTCGCCGGGTCACAGCCAACCAGCACGACCGTGAGCCCGGGCGCGCGGCGCAGCCGGTCCAGTTCGCTCGCAACCTTGTCGATGACAATTTGGGCATGTGCATGCCCATCAAGAATGTTCGCCGTCATGGCACCTCCGTTTCGAAGCGGTGCCCAGGCGCGCGGCGTTCAGTCTCTGCGCTCCCCGATGGTGGTCCATCCAAGCGCCAGTCGCGCAGATGCCGCCGTCATAGCCGCCCGGCCCGGCAAACGCAAATCACGCTCGCTTGCGGCCGAACCGGCGACGAATTGCCCCTGTTTTTGCCGGTGGATCGGTGCCGGGCGGGGCCCTTCCGGGGGTAGGATTCGGGCAGAACTTGCGATAAGCCTCGGCGCTTGCCGGGCTTTTCCGATCCCCGGCGCCATCCTTCCGGTCATCACGCCACTTCGGACATTTTCACCATGAGACATATCATCCTCGCGCTGGCGCTCCTCTGCCCGGCTGCCGCGCTTGCTCAAGGCACCGCTCCAGCCACCACGCCACCGCCCGCCGCTGACAAGCCGGCGGCGGCCTCGCAGCCGATGGTCGGCGACAAGCCGCTGGTCCAGGTCGGCAAGAAATCGGCGGCCAAGAAGGGCGAGAAGGCCGCAGCACCCGGCAAGCCGCAATCGGTCGCGCAGAAGCTCCAGGCCTGCCAGGACATCGACGACGCCACCAAGGAGCGGCTGATGTGCTACGACGAGATCTTCAAGCCGCAGCCCAAGCCGAAGGCCGCCCCTGCCAAGGGCGTCGCCGAATGCCGGTTCGTCAAGGAGGAGGACGAGCGGCTGACCTGCTACAACGGCTTCGCCGACAAGATTCCGCGCCTGCCGCGCTAACCGGTTCCGGCCACCACGGGCGCCTTCCCGCAACCGGTTACCGGGCTGGCATCGCGGACACGAAAATGCCGCCGCAAAGTGTTTGCGGCGGCGTATCGATTGCCGATTGCGGCGTGTCCGTGCCTACCAGGTACCGAAGCCGCCGAAGAAGCCCATGCGCGGCTGCTGCTGCGCGACACGGTAAGGCTGATACATTCCGGGCTGGGCCAACCGCATCGGCTGCTGGGAATGGGTATGGCTGTGCGCAATCTTGCGCTTCTTCGGCGCCTGCACCGGCTGCTCGGCCGGCTTCGCCTCGGCCACGACCGGCCCCTTGCGCGCGTCAGCCTTCTCCGGCGGAATGAACTGGGCGAACGTGTCACGGACGCGGGCCTGCGCCGACGCATCGCTGGCAGCCGCCGGGGTCGCTGCGGCGACCGCGTTCACTTGCGACGGAACGATGGTCGGCAGGTTGGTGTCATACACCACCCGCTCCGGCAGCTTCTGGGTCGACTTGATGCGTACCATGGTCTTGCTGTCGACGCCGGGCGACGACAGGCCCTGGCTGGCGACTACGGCCTCCTGCGGTACGATGGCATTGACGATGAAGAGCAGCGCGAGCAGCACGCCACCAACGAACAGGAAATAACGCGCCACAGGCATTTTGGTAGCTCCCCCCGCGCTACGGGCGCGGTTCAACTCGACGCGACGACATCTTGTCATCGCGCAACGAATTCATCGTCTGCGCATGATCACCCGGACAGACGCCATCCGCTCTCCCGGGTCGTTCTCTAACGGTCGGCTTATTAGTTAGTTCCTCCCTGGCCGTTACGGTTCACCCGGCAAGTCAATTCCCGGTCACTTTTTCGGGATGCAGGGTTTAGGCGCGGCTGGCGGTCACGACCGTGCATTTCGCCTTGTTTGCGTTAACATTTACGAACCCGATCAGCATCGGCGGGTAGGTCTTGCGGCTCCTCATGGCGATGGTGTCCGGGATCAGCCGCTTGCGTTCGGTCACGGGGCTGCCGTCGCCGCGGATGAAGGCGCAGGCGATCTCGATATCCTTCACCGCGAAGTCATTGGCATTGCGCAGCGTCAGGGTGACCAGCACCTTCGAACCCAGCCCGCCGCGCCGCCAGGATTGCGAGGCGATCCGCAGCCTGTCCAGCGGCGATCTTTCAGTACCCGGCTCGGACGCTTTGGCCGCTTCGGCCGGCTGCGCGGCGGTGGCCACGCCGACCGTGGCCGGCTCAGCTGCCGGTGCGGCTGGCGCGTCCTTTCCAGCTTGATTTGTGATTTGGCCGGGCTGCACCCCGGTCGATGCATCCTGCACGGTGCGGATGACGGCGGAAGACACCGGCCAGACATCTTGGTCTCCAGCATCGCTCGGCTCGG of the Bradyrhizobium quebecense genome contains:
- a CDS encoding alkane 1-monooxygenase, whose translation is MIFTGTNAAGETITYRDGKRYLWMLSFIPPLIPLLSYWLFLRTHNPLVTLIPFVFIFILIPLLDVLFGEDTHNPPAEVVAAMEADPYYLRLARITVVFPWINYVALIAFFGTQELPWWSYVALLLGVGTINGGALLIGHELGHKADRLNILFGMLANCAVGYAHFRVEHNRGHHTWVATPEDPASARFGESIYAFATRELPGAFRRGWRNEAERLTRRGEPVWSVNNEILQGFALTLVVAAILIALFGWKVAPFIVAHHFLGWYALTQANYVEHYGLLREKLPNGRYQAVEPRHSWNTNHIVSNLMTFHLQRHSDHHANPMRPYQSLRDFDDIPRLPNGYTGMFGLAAIPPLWFRVMDPKTLAWAGGDKSKLNLGDRPVNA
- a CDS encoding zinc-ribbon domain containing protein, with amino-acid sequence MKGSKQTRGEIEAKQRKAEEWRRTLAQRAAERQRLRDYKIALARDEVAVVTSQLAASNSYSIPDFVERGTYRPEPFVCKDCGVAEVWTPLQQKWWYETAKGDVFTKAVRCRACRTRARARKSAARRVHLEGLARKKPSAT
- a CDS encoding MaoC/PaaZ C-terminal domain-containing protein gives rise to the protein MLYAEDLTEGQTFQLGTYTIGEAEILEFAGKYDPVPIHTDPVAAAAGPFGGLIASGFNTIAIYQRLVVEAIWTKVAGIVGRSFEIRLPSPVRPGATLTGQSRIQKITIRPERRDAVVIFKTELVNDEQRPVLVLVLDALIHMRPAEQGRT
- a CDS encoding bifunctional 5,10-methylenetetrahydrofolate dehydrogenase/5,10-methenyltetrahydrofolate cyclohydrolase, with the translated sequence MTANILDGHAHAQIVIDKVASELDRLRRAPGLTVVLVGCDPASQIYVQSKVRMAERIGLRGEVERLPDDANEADLLARIDALNARDDVDGILIQLPLPAHIDALRVMAAVDPAKDVDGLHALNAGRLFHGDDALVPCTPLGCLRLIKSIRRDLTGAHAVVIGSSNIVGKPMAALLLQEQATVTQTHIHTRGISKICRQADILVSAVGKAGLVRGDWIKPQAIVIDVGTTRVEKPDGGYAVCGDVFFDEAVQVAGAITPVPRGVGPMTIACLMENTVKAAKARAARLQ